The following proteins are co-located in the Myroides profundi genome:
- a CDS encoding AraC family transcriptional regulator: MSQSNKDIREIESIEDFKNHFLVSEGVNCGECNKLRYKEGAGYMEVLSLADLRQHNDLFLGSRTRKRFYSMVLVTKGTVTEVIGHKEYRLGEQTMYFVSDNQLHQIKEWTNDLEGFMCLFDSDYFLLCIKHQIKLNSFPFFQLDKAPYVELTEREVEMMSHLFWKLNQEQCQKETFNDDLLVRMFLNIILIEAERIYNQQTTSTPFVLSRKEQLVAKYQLLVTQNAIELKQVNQYAELLHVHPHYLNDIVKEITNQPASYFIHKYLIEEAKSRLIQTNDTVAQIAIDLNFTEESYFGRFFKKKTDLTPLQYRKQHKQH; the protein is encoded by the coding sequence ATGAGTCAAAGTAATAAAGACATAAGGGAAATAGAGTCAATAGAAGACTTTAAGAATCATTTTTTGGTATCTGAAGGAGTCAATTGTGGTGAGTGTAATAAACTGCGCTATAAAGAAGGAGCAGGCTATATGGAAGTCTTGTCTTTGGCTGATTTGAGACAGCACAATGATTTGTTTTTAGGTAGTCGTACGCGTAAGCGATTTTACAGTATGGTGCTAGTAACTAAGGGAACAGTTACTGAAGTCATAGGGCATAAAGAATACCGCTTAGGTGAGCAGACAATGTACTTTGTGTCAGATAACCAATTACACCAAATAAAAGAATGGACTAATGACTTAGAAGGGTTTATGTGTCTATTTGATTCTGATTATTTTTTACTTTGTATCAAGCATCAAATCAAGTTGAATAGCTTTCCTTTTTTTCAATTGGACAAGGCTCCTTATGTGGAACTTACAGAACGTGAGGTAGAGATGATGAGTCATCTGTTTTGGAAGTTAAATCAAGAACAATGTCAAAAAGAAACTTTTAATGATGATTTATTAGTGCGTATGTTTCTGAATATTATCTTAATAGAGGCAGAGCGAATATATAATCAACAGACTACATCAACTCCCTTTGTATTATCTAGAAAAGAGCAGTTAGTAGCAAAGTACCAACTATTGGTGACCCAGAATGCTATTGAATTAAAGCAAGTAAATCAATATGCAGAACTGTTACATGTACATCCTCATTACCTTAATGATATAGTTAAAGAAATCACTAATCAGCCTGCTAGTTATTTTATTCATAAGTATCTGATAGAAGAAGCTAAATCAAGACTGATACAGACGAATGATACAGTTGCTCAGATAGCTATAGATTTGAATTTTACAGAGGAATCTTATTTTGGTCGTTTCTTTAAAAAGAAAACTGATTTAACTCCTCTTCAATATAGAAAGCAGCACAAACAGCATTAA
- a CDS encoding DHA2 family efflux MFS transporter permease subunit, with amino-acid sequence MSEESLVEHGYRRIIITITAILCALLEIVDTTIVNVAMNDMKGSIGVSLTDIAWVVTAYAIANVIVVPMTSWLSQQFGRRNYFAASIIIFTVASFLCGYSTTLWEIILFRFIQGLGGGALLVTSQTIITESYPVEKRGVAQAIYGMGVIVGPTLGPPLGGYIIDNYSWPFIFYINVPLGIIATTLAILYVRSPKYAEKSKLNEIDFLGIILLAIAVGSLQYVLEHGQQDDWFENSTILTLSISSVLGFFFFVWRELTCDKPIVNLRVLKDSNLAIGTVLSFILGFGLYGSTFIIPIYTQSILGWTATDAGMLLVPSSLMTALMMPFIARMLQRGVPPKYLVSAGFLVFFLYSFWARNILTPDTGSEHFFWPLVIRGVGLGLLFVPITTLSLSNLRNREIGEGAAFTGMMRQLGGSFGIALITTFISRWSVNHRLGLVSHLDTASLEVQNRVAALQQSFIAKGFPTDEALQKAYTLLDLGVTKQATVLTYMDVFMFLGVLFLICIPFILLLIKKGAGKIIAGAGH; translated from the coding sequence ATGAGTGAAGAAAGCTTAGTAGAACACGGTTATCGCAGAATAATCATTACCATCACCGCCATTCTATGTGCACTGTTAGAGATAGTCGATACGACTATCGTCAATGTAGCCATGAATGATATGAAAGGGAGTATCGGTGTTTCTCTTACTGATATCGCCTGGGTGGTAACGGCTTATGCTATTGCCAATGTAATAGTAGTACCGATGACTAGCTGGCTCTCACAACAGTTTGGAAGACGCAATTACTTTGCTGCTTCCATTATCATCTTTACTGTAGCTTCTTTTTTATGTGGGTATTCTACTACGCTATGGGAGATTATACTATTCCGTTTTATACAAGGTCTAGGAGGAGGTGCGTTATTAGTAACCTCACAGACCATTATCACAGAGAGTTATCCCGTAGAAAAAAGAGGTGTTGCACAAGCAATATACGGTATGGGTGTTATTGTAGGGCCTACACTTGGACCTCCATTAGGAGGGTACATTATAGACAATTACTCTTGGCCATTTATCTTTTATATCAATGTGCCTTTAGGGATTATAGCCACCACATTGGCCATATTATATGTTAGAAGTCCTAAATACGCTGAAAAGAGCAAACTGAATGAGATAGACTTCTTAGGGATTATACTACTTGCTATTGCAGTAGGTTCATTACAGTACGTATTAGAACATGGTCAACAAGATGATTGGTTTGAAAACAGTACTATTCTGACTCTATCTATATCATCTGTATTGGGGTTCTTCTTCTTCGTATGGAGGGAACTGACCTGTGACAAACCTATTGTAAATTTAAGAGTACTGAAAGATTCTAATCTAGCCATTGGTACAGTATTGTCCTTTATCTTAGGATTTGGGTTATATGGGTCTACTTTTATCATTCCTATCTATACCCAGTCGATTTTAGGATGGACTGCTACAGATGCAGGGATGTTATTAGTACCAAGTTCCTTAATGACTGCCTTAATGATGCCATTCATCGCTAGAATGCTACAAAGAGGAGTTCCTCCTAAATATCTAGTATCTGCAGGATTCTTAGTATTCTTCTTATACAGTTTCTGGGCTCGTAATATACTTACTCCAGATACAGGTAGTGAGCATTTCTTCTGGCCATTAGTGATACGCGGAGTGGGGTTAGGATTGCTATTCGTACCGATTACAACACTATCACTCTCTAACTTAAGAAATAGAGAGATAGGTGAAGGAGCAGCCTTTACTGGGATGATGCGTCAATTAGGAGGTTCGTTTGGTATCGCACTAATCACAACCTTTATCTCTAGATGGTCTGTAAATCACAGACTAGGATTAGTAAGTCATTTAGATACTGCTTCTCTAGAAGTGCAGAATCGTGTAGCTGCCTTACAACAAAGCTTTATAGCGAAAGGATTCCCTACAGATGAGGCACTTCAGAAGGCATACACCTTACTAGACCTAGGAGTGACTAAACAAGCAACAGTATTAACCTATATGGATGTATTTATGTTCTTAGGGGTACTATTTCTTATTTGTATTCCTTTTATACTCTTATTGATTAAAAAAGGAGCTGGTAAGATCATTGCTGGTGCAGGACATTAA